Genomic window (Spirosoma sp. KCTC 42546):
TTGCGTAAAATTCATACGACCAAAAACTGCCCCCACCCACGCCCGTTCCGGGTTCATACAATATCGTCGGGCGGTTGGCTAGGGCTGGTTGTGTATTGGCATAGTCGGCCGTTGCCATGCCCGCCTGATAGCGCAAAAAAGTTGGGTACAAAAACAGATTCAGCGAACCCGCTACAACAAACATCACGCCCACCATTCGGCCCATCAGCGACAGCATATCGTTCTGCCGAAAAAGTACGAACAGGAGAACCGTAAGCGTCAATAGCCAGCCCAGTGCTGTGCCCAGTCCAGCGGGTTGGACGAGCCATAAAAGAGCAGCCATGACCATAATTAGCAGGAAGCCGATAATCGATTGTGCAATTGTCCATTTGCGTAGGTTAATGGCTTGAATATCCGCTAAAAACTGTGCTGTCAGCACTGCGTAGAATGGGAAAACGATATTCAGGTAGTGCGGTAATTGAAAGCCGGAGAATGAAAACAAAAGGAACGTAGCCAACCCGGAACCAAGCGACATGTATTCGGGCTGGAACGCTGGCCCAATCCAGCGCTTAACCAAATCGATCAGTCGCTTGCCGATGCTTACATAGAGAGGTAACGACCAGGGGATAAAGGCCCAAAGCAGCGTGTGCACGAAGAAAAACTTGTCGCCTTCGCCTTTGATTGGCCCTGTGTTGAAGAAGCGCCCGAACTGGCTGTCCCAAAAGAAAAATCGAATTCCCGAGACACCCGTTTGCCCAAAGATCACCTTCTCTGGATGTAGGTCAAATTGCTGGTATAGGCAATAGATTTCAGGAATTGTGAAAGCGAAGGATAGTACAATAGCTACATACCAGCGTAGTTTGAGAAGCTCCCGCCAATGGCCGGTCAACAACCAGTGTAGCACTAAACCAGCCCCAATTGGAATAAGCACAAAAACGCCCTTGGTCATGAGCGCACAGCCTGTCAGGAAGGAGCCAATTAGCAGATGTACCCAATTTTTAGATATGCCATTTCTTGAAGAAATGGCATATCCGTCACCTAGAAAAACCCGGTAAAAATGATAAACTGGGCCAATAATGAGTGGCATCAAATAAGGTTCGGCCCGTACATCGCTATTGGACAGAACGCCGTGAAATGCCGTGAGCAGTACCAGAGAAGCTACCTGAGCGGTTAGTTTTGAATAGGTCAGCCTGGTGAAGTGATACGTATACGCCACGCTGCCTAAGAAAAACAGCAAGGCTGGAAACTTATAGGCAAACGTATTGATACCGAAAATTCGGTAACTTAGTGCAATGACCCAGAATGGGAAATGAGGCTTATCGAGCCAATCGGTATCAACGGCGTAGAGGTTTACAAAATCGCCGGTTTGCGCCATTTGTTTGGCAATACAGGCATACAAGGCACCGTCGAGCTCCATTACGGGTGGAAACAGGCCGGTCGCATTCAGAAATACGCCAACGGCCACGAGGGCATAAAACCAGCGGTCGGTAAGAGGAGAAGGAGTGTCAGTCATTAGGTGGTCATTGGGTGTCATGGGTCGTCAGGTATTGCCACTAACTTGTTGTGCACTGGTCGACAACAACGAATGACCACCCAATGACAACAATGACCATCTAATGACAATAAATGACCGTTCAACGACTTTTATTGGGTCAAAGTACGTAAGAAAACCGTAATTCGTTGTTGAATCGAGCGTAGCGTGCAACAAATCGTCTAACTCGTTATCTTTAGTGTATGCAAGATGCAAAACTCTTACTCGTCGACGATGATCCCGACGTACTGCTGGCAGCCCGGTTGCTGCTCAAGCGTCACGTTGCTTCGGTAGATATCGAAAAGAATCCTGAAAAACTGCCGTTCCTGCTTAACAATAATCGATACGATGCCATTGTGCTGGATATGAATTTTCAGCGCGATGTGAGTAGCGGCCGTGAGGGCTTTGCCTGGCTCGACCGTATTTTAGACATTGATCCCAAGGCGCGAGTCGTATTGTTTACTGCCTATGGCGATGTTGAAATGGCCGTACGGGCTATTAAAGCGGGGGCCGTTGACTTCGTCCTGAAACCCTGGCAGAATGACAAATTCCTGGAAACCATTCGCGGGGCCATCAGTAAAGCGGGTGGGAGCCAGCAGGCAGAGGATGCCGGTAAGGCAGACAGTTCATCATCGCCCACCAAGAAAGCAACCAAACAAACGAATATCATTGGGTCTGCCATGCGGCCCGTTCTGGATACCGTAGAACAAGTAGCCCCAACGGATGCCAATGTATTGATTCTGGGCGAAAATGGTACGGGTAAAGACCTGGTTGCGCGTGCTATTCATGACCAGTCGCACCGGCGCGATAAGCCCTTTGTCAGCGTTGATGTAGGCGCTTTAACCGAAAGCTTATTTGAGAGTGAAGTATTTGGCCACGTAAAAGGCGCCTTTACCGATGCCCGCGACGACCGGGCTGGTCGGTTTGAAGAAGCGAACGGCGGTACGATTTTCCTGGATGAAATTGGTAACCTCAGTCCTGCTCAACAGGCTCGTTTACTGACGGTTCTGCAACAGCGGCAGGTAACCCGTGTTGGCTCGAATAAAGCCCGTCCCATTGATGTGCGGCTCATTTGCGCCACCAACGCCGACTTAAACGAGCGGGTGGCCGAACGAGCGTTCCGGCAGGATTTGCTGTATAGAATCAATACGATTGAATTGCATCTGCCCGCCTTGCGTGAGCGTCCGTCTGATATTGGGCCACTGGCCGAGCATTTCCTGAAAAAATACGCGAAGCAATATAACCGCTCAATTTCGGGCCTGAGTCCCGCTTTATTGGCTGAAATGAAACAGTATCGGTGGCCGGGCAATGTTCGGGAGTTGCAGCACGCTGTTGAACGGGCTGTTATTCTGTCTCGGCCTGATGTGCCGGGAGCCACTCAAGGGACTTTGTTGGAACCGACGAATTTTATCTTCAAAAACGGGTCGGCGTCGGTATCGCCTGTGAACGAAACATTGCAACTGGAAGACATGGAGCGGCAATTGATTCAACAGGCTATGCAAAAGCATCGGGGCAGCATTACCGATGTTGCCAGAGAGCTGGGCTTATCAAGGCAGGCGTTGTATAGAAGACTGGAGAAATTTGGGTTGTAATTTTGCTGTCTATTTAATACGATCTAGCAGAAGAGTCAAGATTTGCTGTTGAGTTTGGGATACTTGCTCAAATTTTTGATTCACCTGTAAGAAGCCTTCTCTCATTTCTGTTCGTAGATCATCGATTTGATTTTGCTGTTGGTCGAAGCGTTGATCCATCTGGATTTGTTGTTGTTCAAATCGTTGGTCAATTTGAATTTGCTGTTGATCAAACCGTTCATCAATCCGTACAAATCGATGGTCGACTTGATCAAATCGTTCGTCGACCCGCACAAATCGACGGTCAACTTGCTCAAAGCGTTGACGCATTTCAATGGTCAAATCAGCGACTCCTCGAGCCGCTATTTGGGCATTAGCATCTGCACGAGTAGCTATTACGAGAATCTGCCCATTTGATTCGATCAAACGGTCAGTTTTCTGAGCTACATCAGCTAATACAGGTTCAATTTGATCGAGTCCGGTCCGGCGTTCCGGTTTATCAGGGGGCATTCGACAATCCGTTTTTGTAAATAAACGAATATTCTTTTAATACTTACAAAAAGGGGGGCAAATTCTATTCAAATTTAAATGTGGCCTAACTCGCTGGCGATGGCTGCACGAGATTGCTGAACAACCTCATCGGGTGTTCGCCCGGCAGGTTCTATTCCGGGAAGTACTTGCCACGACATTTTTGAAAACGAGGTGAGTGGGAACAAGCCTTTGGGATTGAAATGTCCCGTTCCCCGAATGGCAATGGGTACCACAAGCGCATTGGGTGCTCGTTTTAACAATGTTGCTACACCACCTGTTACAAAAGGACGCATCTCACCGGTTGCAGATCGTGTTCGTGTGCCTTCCGGGAAAATCATTGCCGATAAATTGTGCTGCTGAATGAGTTTACCTAATCGGGCAATCTCGACAATGGCCTGTTTGGGGTCTTTACGGTCAATGAGGGCAGCTCCGCTTTTCCGTAGGTTATACGACACTCCCGGTATGCCATGCGCCAGTTCGACTTTAGACACAAAGGTGGGTGTATGCCGACGCAGAAACCAGATAATGGGCGAAATATCGAACATACTCTGGTGGTTCGCCACGAAAATAATTGGCCGGTCGGTGGGCAGGTTGGGTTGCTGATGAAAACGAATGGTGCTGCCTGTTAAGTACCAGCCGTAAGCGATACTCGCGTTCATCCAGTCAACGGTTTTTTTGTGGGCAGGTCGGCCAAATAAATTAAAGGCAACGACCTGAGCCACATGGAAAATACATAATACGAACCCAAAATAAAGCAGGTAAACGCAGCTTAAGAGGTAATCAAGAAGTTTTTTCATACAGGCGACACGTGTCAGCGCAGCAACTTGTTTACCCCAAAATTAAGCATGAGTCGCGTATAGTCGGGAAGAAAAACGAATGTGAACCTAAAACATCGACTCTTTTAGCCGAACTTTGTAGTTATAAGGTAAATTGAACCGTTTCGTTGTTACTTGTTATATGATTTTATCTGGCACACGTTTGGATGTTATGCGATTCGTCGGCGAAAAAATCGACGCTTCTGTTGATGAATTTCTTAAACCTATCGAGACCAATTGGCAACCGTCCGATTTGCTGCCCGATTCGACTAAAGAGTCATTTCTGGACGATATAAAACTGCTTCGCGAAAGCACCCGCGAGCTTTCATACGATTACGTAGCGGTACTGGTTGGCGATACCATTACCGAAGAAGCCCTGCCCACCTATGAATCATGGCTGATGGATATGGAAGGGATTGAGCAGGGGAATCCGGCCGGTTGGACGCGCTGGATTCGGAGCTGGACGGCCGAAGAAAACCGCCACGGCGACTTACTCAACAAATTCCTCTACCTATCGGGACGAGTCAACATGCGGGCGATGGAAGTATCTACGCAGTACCTCATTGCCGATGGGTTCGACATTGGAACGGGTAAAGATCCGTACCGGAACTTCATTTACACCTCGTTTCAGGAATTGGCGACCAACGTATCGCACCGCCGGACGGCCACGCTGGCTAAACAGGCCGGCTGCAACCAGTTGTCGAAAATTTGCGGAGTAATCGCTTCCGACGAAATGCGCCACGCCAAAGCCTACAAAGACTTTGTCCGGCAGATTTTCGAGGTCGATCCTTCCGAAATGATGCTGGCGTTTGAGGATATGATGCGGAAGAAGATTGTGATGCCCGCTCACTTCCTGCGTGAGTCGGGGGTGAAAATTGGCCAGACATTCAGCCATTTTTCGGATGCGGCTCAGCGTCTGGGCGTTTATACGACCTACGACTATATCGAGATTGCCGAATCCCTGCTGGTCGACTGGAAGATCGATACAATTACTGATCTGAACGATGCCGGTCAGCGCGCCCGCGATTATGTGATGGCCTTGCCTGGTCGGTTGCGTCGGATAGCGGAACGGACTAAAGTGCCTACGCTGGAGTACCCGTTTAGCTGGATTTCGGCTTAGTATGAACCGATTCGTTCTTGGCATAGGTTGGCGCATCCTCGGCATTGTTGTCCTGACTAGTGCCATAACGTACTTTCGGTTACAGGAAGTAAATGGCTTAATGCTGTTTCCATTAGCCATTTTACATATAGTTCTAACGGTCAATCTGTATCGCTACGTCACCAGCCTGAATCGTAAACTGACCCGGTTTCTGGAATCGGTTCGTTATTCGGATTTTGCCGTATCGTTTCGGGCCGATAACAATCTGGGGCCTTCCTTTTACGAACTGAATGACCAGTTCAACGAAGTGTTGGATGCGTTCCGGCAGGCGCGGGCCGAGAAAGAAGCTAACCTGCATTATGTCAACACGATTGTTCAGCACGTCAGCGTTGGCCTGCTGACATTCGATGTTGCCGGGCAGGTGGAGTTAGTGAACCAGTCGGCGTTGCGGTTGCTGGGTATTTACCGGCTGCGGACGCTCAACGACCTGAACGCAACAAACCCTGAATTGAGCGAATTGCTGATGTCGGCCAAATCATCGCCCACGCCGGTTTCGTATCAGACCGGTACCGATGGGGAGCTATCGGTACGTTGTACGGCCGTACGGCTGCGGGGGCGGCTGGTAACGGTGGTGTCGCTGCAAAACATCCGCTCGGAGCTGCAACAGCGGGAACTCGATGCCTGGCAAAACCTGACGAAGGTGCTCCGGCATGAGATCATGAACTCCATCACCCCAATTGTTTCTCTGGCGGGTACGATGCGCGATATTGTCGAGACCGATTTGTTGCCCTTTGCCTTACCAAGTGACAATGAGTTCAACGCTATACCCTCTGTCGTCGGTGAATCCATCAATGACCTGCGCGATGCCCTGACAACCATCGAGCAACGGGGCGCGGGTATCATGCAATTTGTTGACGCCTACCGGAATTTCACCACCATTCCACAGCCGATTTTTGCCGATGTGCCCGTTGAGCCGCTGTTGCGAACGGTTGTGCAGTTGGCTCAGGCGAATGCCCCCCAGTGTCAGATTGCCTGCACGGTTGGGTCACCCAATCTGGCCATTCGTGCCGATGCCTCCCAAATTGAAATGGTGCTCCTGAACTTAGTAAAAAACGCAGTCGAGAGCGTCGAAAAAGGGATTACGCCTGTAATTGGCATTCACGCGGAAGCGCTAGGGCCGCACGTAGTTATTCGCGTGACTGACAACGGACCGGGTATTGAACCGGAAGCATTAGAGCAGATTTTTATCCCCTTCTACACGACCAAGAAAACCGGCTCCGGCATTGGCCTGAGTTTATCCCGCCAAATCATGCAGCTCCACAACGGCCAACTCACCGCCGATTCCCACCCCGGCGCAGGCAGCACGTTTAACCTGATATTCTGATAATTTTCGTTATTCTGGCAGAAATGTAAAGCGCGACATTCATGATGTTTACGTTTACTTTACGCCTTACTTCCTAAACGATAAAATGTATGAAAAAAGGACTAAACCTGAGGATAGCGCTATTACTTCTGCTTCTGATCAACGCGCTGAATGTGGTTGTTGCCCAATCAACTCCACCGGCTTCGCTTTCGGTGGGGGCGGCCAAAGTAGACATAACCCCTGCCCTGAACGACCTGAAAAAACCGTATTTCGGTATCAACGACAACATCTACTCCCGGGCGGTTGTCGTCAACAATGGCAACACGACTGTGGCGCTCGTTTCGGTGGATATTGGGGGCATCAACGACGAAATGGCCGATCGTATCCTGGCTAAAATTACGGCCACATCAGGCATTCCTACCCGAAACATACTGATAACCGCCACGCACACCCATAGTGTGCCGTTTGGGATCAGTGGAGAGGCCTTTGAGTCGAAGATTGCCAGCGCTGTCAAACAGGCGAAAGACAAGCTACAGCCCGCCCGTGTCGGCTACGGCGAAGGGGTATCCTACATCAACGTGAACCGCAATATCATCGACCCCGACACCCGCCGGTGGTGGGAAGGCCCGAATTACGATGGCCCATCCGACAAAACCGTGGCTGTGGTCACCTTCGAATCGCTGGCCGGTAAACCCATTGCCATCTATTACAACTATGCCATGCACGGGGTTATTTCCGGCATGTTCGATCAGGTGAGCGGGGATGTGCCGGGAGCGGCTTCGCGCTATCTGGAAAACAACTTCGACGATGAAGCCGTGGCCCTCTGGTCGACCGGTGCCTGTGGTGATCAGAACCCCATTTACTATCAGCAAACCTACGATTTGCGCGAAATCCGCGTTAAAGAGTACGCCAAACGGGGCATCGACATCAGCAACAAAATGCCTCCCGGTGGCGAAGGACTGGATCGGAAAGACCCGAAGGTGATCAAATTGATGGAGCAGCAAAAGCAGATGCTGCTGTCGATGGGGCAACTGTTGGGCGAGGAGGTGCTTCACGTGATGCGAAACACCAAACGGAAGGTAAGCAACCCGATTATTCAGGCCGATCAACGCATTATCACCTGCCCCGGACGCAAACGGCTGGATGAGGGCCGCGCGGGTTATGCCGGTACGTATGCCGATGCCGACTCGATTCCCCTCCGGCTGGGGTTAATCCGATTGGGCGACATTGCCTTTACGGCTGTCAATGGTGAAGTATTTAACCCTATTTCCACCCGTCTGAAAAAAGAATCGCCCTTTGCCAACACCCTGATGACTACGCTGACCAATGGT
Coding sequences:
- a CDS encoding glycosyltransferase family 39 protein produces the protein MTPNDHLMTDTPSPLTDRWFYALVAVGVFLNATGLFPPVMELDGALYACIAKQMAQTGDFVNLYAVDTDWLDKPHFPFWVIALSYRIFGINTFAYKFPALLFFLGSVAYTYHFTRLTYSKLTAQVASLVLLTAFHGVLSNSDVRAEPYLMPLIIGPVYHFYRVFLGDGYAISSRNGISKNWVHLLIGSFLTGCALMTKGVFVLIPIGAGLVLHWLLTGHWRELLKLRWYVAIVLSFAFTIPEIYCLYQQFDLHPEKVIFGQTGVSGIRFFFWDSQFGRFFNTGPIKGEGDKFFFVHTLLWAFIPWSLPLYVSIGKRLIDLVKRWIGPAFQPEYMSLGSGLATFLLFSFSGFQLPHYLNIVFPFYAVLTAQFLADIQAINLRKWTIAQSIIGFLLIMVMAALLWLVQPAGLGTALGWLLTLTVLLFVLFRQNDMLSLMGRMVGVMFVVAGSLNLFLYPTFLRYQAGMATADYANTQPALANRPTILYEPGTGVGGGSFWSYEFYAKGPTVYARTDSTLRTLVQSGPKTVFTTAEYVDSLTTHGFSVHRLAIFPYFHVSQLTYDFLNPATRSQTLLPYVLVVVKKGK
- a CDS encoding sigma-54 dependent transcriptional regulator; this encodes MQDAKLLLVDDDPDVLLAARLLLKRHVASVDIEKNPEKLPFLLNNNRYDAIVLDMNFQRDVSSGREGFAWLDRILDIDPKARVVLFTAYGDVEMAVRAIKAGAVDFVLKPWQNDKFLETIRGAISKAGGSQQAEDAGKADSSSSPTKKATKQTNIIGSAMRPVLDTVEQVAPTDANVLILGENGTGKDLVARAIHDQSHRRDKPFVSVDVGALTESLFESEVFGHVKGAFTDARDDRAGRFEEANGGTIFLDEIGNLSPAQQARLLTVLQQRQVTRVGSNKARPIDVRLICATNADLNERVAERAFRQDLLYRINTIELHLPALRERPSDIGPLAEHFLKKYAKQYNRSISGLSPALLAEMKQYRWPGNVRELQHAVERAVILSRPDVPGATQGTLLEPTNFIFKNGSASVSPVNETLQLEDMERQLIQQAMQKHRGSITDVARELGLSRQALYRRLEKFGL
- a CDS encoding 1-acyl-sn-glycerol-3-phosphate acyltransferase; amino-acid sequence: MKKLLDYLLSCVYLLYFGFVLCIFHVAQVVAFNLFGRPAHKKTVDWMNASIAYGWYLTGSTIRFHQQPNLPTDRPIIFVANHQSMFDISPIIWFLRRHTPTFVSKVELAHGIPGVSYNLRKSGAALIDRKDPKQAIVEIARLGKLIQQHNLSAMIFPEGTRTRSATGEMRPFVTGGVATLLKRAPNALVVPIAIRGTGHFNPKGLFPLTSFSKMSWQVLPGIEPAGRTPDEVVQQSRAAIASELGHI
- a CDS encoding acyl-ACP desaturase; its protein translation is MRFVGEKIDASVDEFLKPIETNWQPSDLLPDSTKESFLDDIKLLRESTRELSYDYVAVLVGDTITEEALPTYESWLMDMEGIEQGNPAGWTRWIRSWTAEENRHGDLLNKFLYLSGRVNMRAMEVSTQYLIADGFDIGTGKDPYRNFIYTSFQELATNVSHRRTATLAKQAGCNQLSKICGVIASDEMRHAKAYKDFVRQIFEVDPSEMMLAFEDMMRKKIVMPAHFLRESGVKIGQTFSHFSDAAQRLGVYTTYDYIEIAESLLVDWKIDTITDLNDAGQRARDYVMALPGRLRRIAERTKVPTLEYPFSWISA
- a CDS encoding PAS domain-containing sensor histidine kinase; translated protein: MNRFVLGIGWRILGIVVLTSAITYFRLQEVNGLMLFPLAILHIVLTVNLYRYVTSLNRKLTRFLESVRYSDFAVSFRADNNLGPSFYELNDQFNEVLDAFRQARAEKEANLHYVNTIVQHVSVGLLTFDVAGQVELVNQSALRLLGIYRLRTLNDLNATNPELSELLMSAKSSPTPVSYQTGTDGELSVRCTAVRLRGRLVTVVSLQNIRSELQQRELDAWQNLTKVLRHEIMNSITPIVSLAGTMRDIVETDLLPFALPSDNEFNAIPSVVGESINDLRDALTTIEQRGAGIMQFVDAYRNFTTIPQPIFADVPVEPLLRTVVQLAQANAPQCQIACTVGSPNLAIRADASQIEMVLLNLVKNAVESVEKGITPVIGIHAEALGPHVVIRVTDNGPGIEPEALEQIFIPFYTTKKTGSGIGLSLSRQIMQLHNGQLTADSHPGAGSTFNLIF
- a CDS encoding neutral/alkaline non-lysosomal ceramidase N-terminal domain-containing protein; its protein translation is MKKGLNLRIALLLLLLINALNVVVAQSTPPASLSVGAAKVDITPALNDLKKPYFGINDNIYSRAVVVNNGNTTVALVSVDIGGINDEMADRILAKITATSGIPTRNILITATHTHSVPFGISGEAFESKIASAVKQAKDKLQPARVGYGEGVSYINVNRNIIDPDTRRWWEGPNYDGPSDKTVAVVTFESLAGKPIAIYYNYAMHGVISGMFDQVSGDVPGAASRYLENNFDDEAVALWSTGACGDQNPIYYQQTYDLREIRVKEYAKRGIDISNKMPPGGEGLDRKDPKVIKLMEQQKQMLLSMGQLLGEEVLHVMRNTKRKVSNPIIQADQRIITCPGRKRLDEGRAGYAGTYADADSIPLRLGLIRLGDIAFTAVNGEVFNPISTRLKKESPFANTLMTTLTNGYARSGYIPHDAAFGTYTFEVVSSRLKPGFAENAIVNGLLDMMYASLQLKP